Proteins encoded in a region of the Stieleria neptunia genome:
- a CDS encoding DUF1549 and DUF1553 domain-containing protein yields MRRMTLLLALLAIFLLLPWPSTAGADDAEIEEDEISDFDRDHWAYEPIARPAVPAVAQTDWPRTGIDRFILARLEKESLQPAPPADRPSLIRRLCWDLTGLPPTVDQVQQFVTDERPDAYSRLVDSLLASPEFGKRWGQFWLDLARYADTDGYEHDKIRDQAWKYRDWVIDAINRDLPYDTFIRWQLAGDHAESAGDPATRQQATLATAFCLSGPDMPDINSMDERRHVLLNEITSTVGAVLLGLQFGCAQCHDHKYDAISQADFYRLRAFFDSSIRLEQNKSVSVLTSHRDYPQTHLMIRGDWRRPGAPLKPAFPRVINDTNAVPSPDVSPRAELADWMTDRANPLTARVIVNRIWQQHFGTGLTATPSDFGVMGDSPTHPELLDYLSDELMREDWSTKRIHRMIVMSSVYQVSGTRPKEGSSRGAWDHALAADPENQLLSRFPRRRLDAEAIRDGLLAVSDSLNHEMGGPGVRPALPAEMVKTLKSGQWKETPSKADHDRRSIYIFARRNLRFPFFATFDRPTADQPCARRNQSTTAIQSLVLLNSAFVMKTSQRLADVVSAGETDVHAQVESLYLRLYSRHPDADEVTAATEFLASGASLRDLCRAMLNSNEFLYVD; encoded by the coding sequence ATGAGACGAATGACTCTGCTGTTGGCTTTGTTGGCCATCTTCCTGCTGCTCCCGTGGCCCTCGACCGCCGGGGCGGACGACGCCGAAATCGAAGAAGACGAAATCTCGGACTTCGATCGCGATCATTGGGCCTATGAACCGATCGCGCGACCCGCCGTGCCCGCGGTGGCGCAAACCGATTGGCCGCGGACGGGGATCGACCGGTTCATTCTGGCGCGACTGGAAAAGGAGTCGCTTCAACCCGCGCCGCCTGCCGATCGGCCCAGCTTGATTCGCAGGCTGTGCTGGGACCTGACCGGTTTGCCGCCCACGGTGGATCAAGTCCAACAGTTTGTGACTGACGAGCGGCCCGATGCCTACTCGCGCCTGGTCGATTCGCTGCTCGCGTCACCCGAATTCGGAAAACGCTGGGGACAATTCTGGTTGGACCTGGCACGCTACGCGGACACCGACGGGTATGAACACGACAAAATCCGTGACCAAGCGTGGAAGTATCGCGATTGGGTGATCGATGCGATCAACCGCGACCTGCCCTATGACACGTTCATCCGCTGGCAGCTTGCCGGCGACCACGCGGAATCCGCCGGCGACCCAGCCACACGCCAGCAAGCCACACTGGCGACGGCGTTTTGTTTATCGGGGCCCGACATGCCCGACATCAACTCGATGGACGAACGACGCCATGTCTTGCTCAATGAAATCACGTCGACCGTCGGGGCGGTGTTGCTGGGCTTGCAATTCGGCTGCGCCCAGTGCCATGACCACAAGTACGACGCGATCAGCCAGGCGGACTTTTATCGGCTGCGGGCGTTCTTTGATTCTTCGATCCGACTGGAACAGAACAAGTCGGTCAGCGTGTTGACGTCCCATCGCGATTACCCGCAAACTCATCTGATGATTCGCGGTGATTGGCGCCGTCCGGGCGCCCCGCTGAAACCGGCATTTCCCCGGGTCATCAACGATACGAATGCGGTCCCGTCGCCCGACGTTTCGCCACGGGCCGAGTTGGCGGATTGGATGACCGATCGCGCCAACCCCCTGACGGCCCGCGTGATCGTCAATCGAATCTGGCAACAACATTTCGGCACCGGTCTGACGGCGACACCCAGTGACTTCGGCGTGATGGGAGACAGCCCGACGCACCCCGAGTTGCTCGACTACCTGTCCGATGAACTGATGCGGGAAGACTGGAGCACCAAGCGAATTCATCGCATGATCGTGATGTCCAGCGTTTATCAAGTGTCCGGCACGCGTCCCAAAGAAGGCTCCTCTCGCGGGGCTTGGGATCATGCGTTGGCGGCCGATCCCGAGAACCAACTGCTGAGTCGTTTCCCTCGTCGACGCTTGGATGCCGAAGCGATCCGAGACGGATTGCTGGCCGTCAGTGACTCGCTGAATCACGAGATGGGCGGCCCCGGCGTGCGGCCCGCCCTGCCGGCGGAAATGGTCAAGACGCTGAAATCGGGACAGTGGAAAGAAACACCCTCCAAGGCCGACCATGATCGTCGCAGTATCTACATTTTCGCCAGACGGAATTTGCGATTTCCTTTCTTCGCGACGTTTGATCGCCCCACCGCCGATCAGCCTTGCGCACGCAGGAATCAATCCACCACCGCCATCCAGTCGCTCGTGCTGCTCAATTCCGCTTTTGTGATGAAGACGTCGCAGCGATTGGCCGATGTCGTGTCCGCTGGCGAAACCGACGTCCACGCTCAGGTCGAATCGCTCTACCTGAGACTCTATTCGCGACACCCCGACGCCGACGAAGTGACGGCCGCGACGGAATTTTTGGCCAGCGGTGCATCGCTGCGGGACCTCTGCCGGGCGATGCTGAACTCAAATGAGTTCTTGTACGTGGATTGA
- a CDS encoding DUF1501 domain-containing protein → MNPNEIRKSLRRDFLRSAGGGAGMIALASLLSGDGIAGNLDGSIRQPHFRPRAKRMIWLFMHGGPSQVDLFDPKPDLVKYAGQPLPDSFGSVMTRRKVASNPLLGPVRPFRPRGQSGLPISDFLPHLSTVADDLCVIRSLHGDSVNHPQSVYQMNTGSILMGHPSFGSWLAYGLGSENEDMPAFVVLPDPGGGLKGGPSAWGNGYLPATYQGTTMRPGKTPILNLAPPSGVSDLRQRSTLDFIQQLNQNHLVGREQDDDLAARIDAYELAFRMQSAAPEAVDFSQETAATLSMYGIDDKTTRDFGERCLLARRMIQRGVRMVQVYSGDTNGWDAHQDVDKNHSEYCAKTDKPVTALLKDLKRSGLLDDTLVVWCGEFGRMPMSEQGKGRDHNPWGYCGWIAGAGISGGRAYGATDEVGLRAAEDRVHVNEFHATLLHLMGLDHRDLTYFHNGLDERLTGPSEIDIVEGLLT, encoded by the coding sequence ATGAACCCTAACGAAATTCGCAAATCACTTCGTCGTGACTTCCTGCGGTCTGCCGGTGGCGGAGCCGGGATGATCGCGCTGGCTTCGCTGCTATCCGGTGACGGCATTGCGGGAAACCTGGACGGCTCGATTCGTCAGCCCCACTTTCGTCCGCGTGCCAAGCGGATGATCTGGCTGTTCATGCATGGAGGTCCCAGCCAGGTCGATCTGTTTGACCCCAAGCCGGATCTGGTCAAGTACGCCGGACAGCCGCTTCCGGACAGTTTTGGATCGGTGATGACACGTCGCAAGGTCGCCAGCAATCCATTGCTCGGCCCGGTCCGCCCGTTCCGGCCGCGTGGCCAATCGGGGCTGCCGATCTCTGACTTTCTGCCGCATCTGTCCACCGTCGCCGACGACTTGTGTGTGATCCGGTCGCTGCACGGGGACAGCGTCAATCATCCGCAGTCGGTGTATCAGATGAACACCGGCAGCATCTTGATGGGGCATCCGAGTTTCGGTAGCTGGCTGGCCTACGGATTGGGCAGCGAAAACGAGGACATGCCGGCCTTTGTCGTGTTGCCCGACCCCGGCGGCGGACTCAAGGGTGGGCCGTCGGCCTGGGGCAATGGCTATCTGCCGGCGACCTACCAAGGGACGACGATGCGTCCGGGGAAAACGCCGATCCTCAACCTGGCGCCGCCGAGCGGTGTTTCGGATCTCCGTCAGCGTTCGACTCTGGACTTCATTCAGCAACTCAATCAAAACCATTTGGTCGGGCGCGAACAGGACGACGACTTGGCCGCCCGGATCGATGCCTATGAGCTGGCGTTTCGGATGCAATCGGCCGCACCCGAAGCCGTTGATTTTTCGCAGGAGACGGCCGCAACGCTTTCGATGTACGGGATCGATGACAAGACCACACGTGACTTTGGCGAGCGTTGCTTGCTGGCCAGACGAATGATCCAGCGCGGTGTCCGGATGGTCCAGGTCTATTCGGGGGACACCAACGGTTGGGATGCGCACCAAGACGTCGACAAGAACCATAGCGAGTACTGCGCTAAAACGGACAAACCGGTCACCGCACTGCTCAAAGACCTGAAGCGATCGGGATTGCTCGATGACACCTTGGTCGTCTGGTGCGGCGAGTTCGGACGCATGCCGATGAGCGAACAAGGCAAGGGACGCGATCACAATCCGTGGGGATACTGTGGATGGATCGCCGGGGCCGGCATCAGCGGTGGGCGTGCCTATGGCGCGACCGACGAAGTCGGGTTGCGGGCGGCCGAAGACCGGGTGCATGTCAACGAATTCCACGCCACCTTGCTCCATCTGATGGGACTCGATCACCGCGACCTGACGTATTTCCATAACGGACTGGACGAGCGATTGACCGGCCCCAGTGAAATCGACATCGTCGAGGGACTGCTCACATGA